The Corallococcus exiguus genome includes a window with the following:
- a CDS encoding urease accessory protein UreF: MASGWRVLQLADSGFPTGGFAHSGGLEAAVQAGEVRGPGDVRRFVEALVWQAGLGGLPLVGSAWREPSALPALDARADAFLTNHVANRASRTQGRAFLDTCARIFPEAVGPVREAARAARVKFHHPPAFGAVLCALEVEQEDALRLFLSLTLRGALSAGVRMGVIGTHESHQVQHAATPLLEAVLEQCKALGVEDLAQPAPLWDLLGATHDRLYSRLFLS; the protein is encoded by the coding sequence ATGGCTTCCGGCTGGAGGGTGTTGCAGCTGGCGGACTCGGGCTTTCCCACGGGGGGCTTCGCGCACTCGGGAGGCCTGGAGGCCGCGGTGCAGGCGGGCGAGGTGCGCGGCCCGGGTGACGTGCGGCGCTTCGTGGAGGCGCTGGTGTGGCAGGCGGGCCTGGGCGGCCTGCCGCTGGTGGGTTCGGCGTGGCGCGAGCCCTCCGCGCTGCCGGCGCTGGACGCGCGCGCGGACGCGTTCCTCACCAACCACGTCGCGAACCGGGCCAGCCGCACGCAAGGCAGGGCCTTCCTGGACACCTGCGCGCGCATCTTCCCGGAGGCCGTGGGGCCCGTGCGCGAGGCTGCTCGCGCGGCCCGTGTGAAGTTCCACCACCCGCCCGCGTTCGGCGCGGTGCTGTGCGCGCTGGAAGTGGAGCAGGAAGACGCCCTGCGACTCTTCCTGTCGCTCACCCTGCGGGGCGCGCTGTCCGCGGGCGTGCGCATGGGCGTCATCGGCACGCATGAATCCCACCAGGTGCAGCACGCGGCCACGCCGCTGCTGGAGGCAGTCCTGGAGCAATGCAAGGCATTGGGCGTGGAGGACCTGGCCCAGCCCGCGCCGCTGTGGGACCTGTTGGGCGCCACGCACGACCGGCTGTACTCCCGGCTGTTCCTGTCCTGA
- the ureG gene encoding urease accessory protein UreG, whose amino-acid sequence MHDDDHRGHGQDGHEHTHEDWEHPGHFDARDKPHRRDYSQRAFTIGIGGPVGSGKTALVLALCKKLRDQYRLGVVTNDIFTKEDAEFLVRNQALSPERIRAVETGGCPHAAIREDISHNLLALEQLMEELHPELLIVESGGDNLAAQYSRELADYTVYVIDVAGGDKVPRKGGPGITQSDLLVINKTDLAPHVGADLGVMDRDARKMRGEGPFVFTQVTHDVGVDSVVGHLLDAWRRR is encoded by the coding sequence ATGCACGACGACGACCACCGCGGCCATGGGCAGGACGGGCACGAGCACACGCACGAGGACTGGGAGCACCCGGGCCACTTCGACGCGCGCGACAAGCCGCACCGGCGTGACTACTCGCAGCGGGCCTTCACGATTGGGATTGGTGGGCCGGTGGGCAGCGGCAAGACGGCGCTGGTGCTGGCCCTGTGCAAGAAGCTGCGCGACCAGTATCGCCTGGGCGTGGTGACCAACGACATCTTCACCAAGGAGGACGCGGAGTTCCTGGTGCGCAACCAGGCCCTGTCCCCGGAGCGCATCAGGGCGGTGGAGACCGGAGGCTGCCCCCACGCGGCCATCCGCGAGGACATCAGCCACAACCTGCTCGCGCTGGAGCAGTTGATGGAGGAGCTGCACCCGGAGCTGCTCATCGTGGAGAGCGGCGGTGACAACCTTGCCGCGCAGTACAGCCGCGAGCTGGCGGACTACACCGTGTATGTCATCGACGTGGCGGGTGGGGACAAGGTGCCGCGCAAGGGGGGTCCGGGCATCACCCAGTCGGACCTGCTGGTCATCAACAAGACGGACCTGGCGCCGCACGTGGGCGCGGACCTGGGCGTGATGGACCGCGACGCCCGGAAGATGCGCGGCGAGGGTCCCTTCGTCTTCACCCAGGTCACGCACGACGTGGGGGTGGACTCGGTGGTGGGGCATCTTCTCGACGCCTGGCGGCGGAGATAG
- a CDS encoding sensor histidine kinase has translation MGILERARVEWFAAAFGLVVGTTMVFVPYEFGAAIFQIIYPYIRPLGSLFLLGSATMLAAMLYPTWPAFVGWLGRTLFLGAVAFYWWAAAVLPGGITGLILYPLLAGLLLLERARRFQGRGLLSAFIACVALSFGGLMVLVPNSFIRMSLLAFGPFIRLLGGAFLATGALLAVGLWRGHEKACRIAAGSLSVLFLNMTLALGARRSWAGMGVYAVLALACLLLWRMRQVPAPSGVRWRLFRGMALASVLPILGVGAVTSYVAQRAISAELRGKAQQAVLAETAWLEQSAAIARSLLRSQSQDPGFIEAVRTGDRKEMIERVELLESDTGLFDAAWLLDATGETLVPSKRLNRLTGNFADREYFQQALNGGDAVWVSRPFLTRAGGLPFIVFSTRVDLGEGQRVVLVGGRSLQRLGLQSTLASRSYHVELFDRRDGTLLRETERGDVLTRAPVLGMLPPEVLSAREGLLEAFNESGRRLLVAYAQVPGTEWTVVVTARLREAFAPVTRMGAWVVGIAALAGAISLLLSQWVGRDVAVRLETLRDGFAALGTPALEQRVQARGDDEVAQLADGFNDMAARIDRTQKELREAIVIRDQFLSMASHELRTPLTPLKATLELLIRQSESGVGLTPERQRATFERLTRQVDRLTRLIGDMLDVSRLQSGRFALTVAPMDLTALAHEVLERIQSTRPERQGLLSLDVSEGPLVGRWDEQRLDQLLTNLVENALRYSPPGTPVSMRVREEEGQVRVDVEDQGIGIPQESLPQLFTPFFRARNAAEHYAGGLGLGLAICREIVERHGGRIQASSEGPGKGTCFTVWLPRAAVADAA, from the coding sequence GTGGGCATCCTCGAGCGGGCACGGGTGGAGTGGTTCGCGGCGGCCTTCGGACTCGTCGTCGGCACCACGATGGTCTTCGTGCCCTACGAGTTCGGGGCCGCCATCTTCCAGATCATCTACCCGTACATCCGCCCGCTCGGCAGCCTCTTCCTGTTGGGCTCCGCGACGATGCTCGCCGCGATGCTGTACCCCACCTGGCCTGCGTTCGTGGGGTGGCTGGGCCGGACGCTCTTCCTGGGAGCGGTGGCGTTCTACTGGTGGGCCGCCGCCGTGCTGCCCGGGGGCATCACGGGCCTCATCCTGTACCCGCTGCTGGCGGGCCTGCTGCTGCTGGAGCGGGCCCGCCGCTTCCAGGGGAGGGGCCTGCTGTCGGCGTTCATCGCCTGCGTGGCGCTGAGCTTCGGCGGGTTGATGGTCCTGGTCCCCAACAGCTTCATCCGCATGTCGTTGCTGGCGTTCGGGCCGTTCATCCGGTTGCTGGGCGGTGCCTTCCTGGCGACGGGGGCGCTGCTGGCGGTGGGGTTGTGGCGTGGCCACGAAAAGGCCTGCCGCATCGCCGCGGGCAGCTTGAGCGTCCTGTTCCTGAACATGACGCTCGCGTTGGGGGCGCGACGCTCCTGGGCCGGGATGGGCGTGTACGCGGTGCTGGCCCTGGCCTGTCTGCTGTTGTGGCGGATGCGTCAGGTCCCTGCCCCGTCCGGGGTGCGCTGGCGGCTGTTCCGGGGCATGGCCCTGGCGTCGGTGCTGCCCATCCTGGGCGTGGGGGCGGTGACGTCGTACGTGGCCCAGCGGGCCATCTCGGCGGAGCTGCGCGGCAAGGCGCAGCAGGCGGTGCTGGCGGAGACGGCGTGGCTGGAGCAGTCGGCGGCCATCGCGCGCTCGCTCTTGCGTTCGCAGAGCCAGGACCCGGGCTTCATCGAAGCGGTGCGCACCGGGGACCGCAAGGAGATGATTGAACGGGTGGAGTTGCTGGAGAGCGACACCGGCCTCTTCGACGCGGCGTGGCTGCTGGACGCCACCGGGGAGACGCTGGTGCCGTCCAAGCGGCTGAACCGCCTCACCGGCAACTTCGCGGACCGGGAGTACTTCCAGCAGGCGTTGAACGGGGGCGACGCGGTCTGGGTGTCGCGGCCCTTCCTCACCCGCGCGGGGGGGCTGCCCTTCATCGTCTTCTCCACGCGGGTGGACCTGGGGGAAGGCCAGCGCGTGGTGCTGGTGGGCGGGCGGTCCCTGCAGCGGCTGGGGCTCCAGTCGACGCTGGCCTCGCGCAGCTACCACGTGGAGTTGTTCGACCGGCGCGACGGCACCCTGCTGCGCGAGACCGAACGGGGCGACGTGCTCACGCGGGCGCCGGTGCTGGGAATGCTGCCCCCGGAGGTGCTGTCGGCGCGGGAGGGCCTGCTGGAGGCGTTCAATGAATCCGGGCGCCGCCTGCTGGTGGCATACGCGCAGGTGCCGGGCACGGAGTGGACGGTCGTGGTGACGGCGCGGCTGCGCGAGGCGTTCGCGCCGGTGACGCGCATGGGCGCGTGGGTGGTGGGCATCGCGGCGCTGGCGGGGGCCATCTCGCTGCTCCTGTCGCAGTGGGTGGGGCGGGACGTGGCGGTGCGGCTGGAGACGCTGCGGGACGGCTTCGCCGCGCTGGGCACGCCCGCCCTGGAGCAGCGGGTGCAGGCCCGGGGCGACGACGAGGTCGCGCAGCTGGCGGACGGCTTCAACGACATGGCGGCGCGCATCGACCGGACGCAGAAGGAACTGCGCGAGGCCATCGTCATCCGGGATCAGTTCCTCTCCATGGCGAGCCACGAATTGCGCACGCCGCTGACGCCGCTGAAGGCCACGCTGGAGCTGCTCATCCGCCAGTCGGAGTCCGGCGTGGGGCTGACGCCGGAGCGGCAGCGCGCCACCTTCGAGCGGCTGACGCGGCAGGTGGACCGGCTGACGCGGCTGATTGGCGACATGCTGGACGTGTCGCGGTTGCAGTCGGGGAGATTCGCGCTGACGGTGGCGCCCATGGACCTGACGGCGCTGGCGCACGAGGTGCTGGAGCGCATCCAGTCCACGCGTCCGGAGCGCCAGGGGTTGTTGTCCCTGGACGTCTCGGAGGGGCCGCTGGTGGGCCGGTGGGACGAGCAGCGGTTGGATCAGCTGCTGACGAACCTGGTGGAGAACGCCCTGCGCTATTCGCCGCCGGGGACGCCGGTGTCCATGCGGGTGCGCGAGGAGGAAGGGCAGGTGCGGGTGGACGTGGAGGACCAGGGCATCGGCATTCCGCAGGAGAGCCTGCCGCAGCTCTTCACGCCCTTCTTCCGCGCGCGAAACGCGGCTGAGCACTACGCCGGAGGCCTGGGATTGGGGCTGGCCATCTGCCGCGAAATCGTGGAGCGCCACGGGGGCCGCATCCAGGCGAGCAGCGAGGGTCCGGGGAAGGGCACGTGCTTCACGGTGTGGCTGCCCCGCGCGGCCGTCGCGGACGCGGCCTGA
- a CDS encoding AraC family transcriptional regulator produces the protein MRYVEASPCAALAPYVQCYWALELSGAAPVGVHRVLPDGCLDILVDLTDRVGLRVVGAMRAAEVVPLSARASFVAVRFRPGGAQPFLRLPLLELTDVKVALGDLWPREAREWRERLGAVEGTVARFALLERLLLGRLPGQEGDVGVRHAVDHILGARGQVPVRSLEGVMGVGARQVERRFHAAVGLSPKVLCRIARMQHAVELSRELEGAEWALAAGYYDQAHQVREFRALTGLTPGAYVREQAEVGFVQSPEGAGA, from the coding sequence ATGCGCTACGTGGAGGCGAGTCCCTGCGCGGCGCTGGCGCCGTACGTCCAGTGCTACTGGGCGCTGGAGCTGTCGGGAGCGGCGCCGGTGGGGGTGCACCGGGTGCTGCCGGACGGGTGCCTGGACATCCTGGTGGACCTGACGGACAGGGTGGGGCTGCGCGTGGTGGGAGCGATGCGAGCGGCGGAGGTGGTGCCGTTGTCCGCGCGTGCGTCCTTCGTCGCGGTGCGCTTCCGGCCCGGAGGCGCGCAGCCATTCCTGAGGCTGCCCTTGCTGGAGCTGACGGACGTGAAGGTGGCGCTGGGGGACCTCTGGCCCCGTGAGGCGCGCGAGTGGCGGGAGCGGTTGGGCGCGGTGGAGGGGACGGTGGCCCGCTTCGCCCTGCTGGAGCGGCTCTTGCTGGGCCGGCTGCCCGGGCAGGAGGGGGACGTGGGGGTGCGCCACGCGGTGGACCACATCCTGGGAGCGAGGGGGCAGGTGCCAGTGCGTTCGCTGGAGGGGGTGATGGGGGTGGGGGCGCGGCAGGTGGAGCGGCGGTTCCATGCGGCGGTGGGGCTGTCGCCGAAGGTGTTGTGCCGCATCGCGAGGATGCAGCACGCGGTGGAGCTGTCGCGGGAGTTGGAGGGCGCGGAGTGGGCGCTGGCGGCGGGGTACTACGACCAGGCGCACCAGGTGCGGGAATTCCGGGCGCTGACGGGGCTGACGCCGGGGGCGTACGTGCGCGAGCAGGCGGAGGTCGGATTCGTCCAATCGCCGGAGGGGGCGGGTGCGTAA
- a CDS encoding VOC family protein — MSTAPQQAEQHHRIDYIELPVKDIAEAKRFYGAVFGWRFEDYGPDYTSFMDGRLNGGFDKEREASKGGALLVLYSKDLDATLAKVREAGGRIVKDTFSFPGGKRFHFTDPTGNELAVWTEP, encoded by the coding sequence ATGTCCACCGCACCGCAGCAGGCCGAGCAGCACCACCGCATCGACTACATCGAGCTTCCCGTGAAGGACATCGCGGAGGCGAAGCGCTTCTACGGCGCCGTGTTCGGCTGGAGGTTCGAGGACTACGGCCCGGACTACACGAGCTTCATGGACGGGCGGCTGAACGGAGGCTTCGACAAGGAGCGGGAGGCGTCGAAGGGCGGCGCGTTGCTGGTGCTCTATTCGAAGGACCTGGACGCGACGCTGGCGAAGGTACGCGAGGCCGGTGGGCGCATCGTGAAGGACACGTTCTCCTTCCCCGGAGGCAAGCGCTTCCACTTCACCGACCCCACGGGCAACGAGCTGGCGGTGTGGACGGAGCCTTGA